From one Orcinus orca chromosome 10, mOrcOrc1.1, whole genome shotgun sequence genomic stretch:
- the VEGFA gene encoding vascular endothelial growth factor A isoform X5, with the protein MNFLLSWVHWSLALLLYLHHAKWSQAAPMAEGEQKPHEVVKFMDVYQRSYCRPIETLVDIFQEYPDEIEYIFKPSCVPLMRCGGCCNDEGLECVPTEEFNITMQIMRIKPHQGQHIGEMSFLQHNKCECRPKKDRARQENPCGPCSERRKHLFVQDPQTCKCSCKNTDSRCKARQLELNERTCRCDKPRR; encoded by the exons ATGAACTTTTTGCTCTCTTGGGTGCATTGGAGCCTTGCCTTGCTGCTCTACCTCCACCATGCCAAG TGGTCCCAGGCTGCACCCATGGcagaaggagagcagaaacctcaCGAAG TGGTGAAGTTCATGGACGTCTACCAGCGCAGCTACTGCCGTCCAATTGAGACCCTGGTGGACATCTTCCAGGAGTACCCCGATGAGATCGAGTACATCTTCAAGCCGTCCTGTGTGCCCCTGATGCGGTGTGGGGGCTGCTGCAATGACGAGGGTCTGGAGTGTGTGCCCACCGAAGAGTTCAACATCACCATGCAG ATTATGCGGATCAAACCTCACCAAGGCCAGCACATAGGAGAGATGAGCTTCCTACAGCACAACAAATGTGAATGCAG ACCAAAGAAAGATAGAGCAAGGCAAGAAAA TCCCTGTGGGCCTTGCTCAGAGCGGAGAAAGCATTTGTTTGTACAAGATCCGCAGACGTGTAAATGTTCCTGCAAAAACACAGACTCGCGTTGCAAGGCGAGGCAGCTTGAGTTAAACGAACGTACTTGCAG
- the VEGFA gene encoding vascular endothelial growth factor A isoform X8, giving the protein MNFLLSWVHWSLALLLYLHHAKWSQAAPMAEGEQKPHEVVKFMDVYQRSYCRPIETLVDIFQEYPDEIEYIFKPSCVPLMRCGGCCNDEGLECVPTEEFNITMQIMRIKPHQGQHIGEMSFLQHNKCECRPKKDRARQEKCDKPRR; this is encoded by the exons ATGAACTTTTTGCTCTCTTGGGTGCATTGGAGCCTTGCCTTGCTGCTCTACCTCCACCATGCCAAG TGGTCCCAGGCTGCACCCATGGcagaaggagagcagaaacctcaCGAAG TGGTGAAGTTCATGGACGTCTACCAGCGCAGCTACTGCCGTCCAATTGAGACCCTGGTGGACATCTTCCAGGAGTACCCCGATGAGATCGAGTACATCTTCAAGCCGTCCTGTGTGCCCCTGATGCGGTGTGGGGGCTGCTGCAATGACGAGGGTCTGGAGTGTGTGCCCACCGAAGAGTTCAACATCACCATGCAG ATTATGCGGATCAAACCTCACCAAGGCCAGCACATAGGAGAGATGAGCTTCCTACAGCACAACAAATGTGAATGCAG ACCAAAGAAAGATAGAGCAAGGCAAGAAAA
- the VEGFA gene encoding vascular endothelial growth factor A isoform X3 encodes MNFLLSWVHWSLALLLYLHHAKWSQAAPMAEGEQKPHEVVKFMDVYQRSYCRPIETLVDIFQEYPDEIEYIFKPSCVPLMRCGGCCNDEGLECVPTEEFNITMQIMRIKPHQGQHIGEMSFLQHNKCECRPKKDRARQEKKSVRGKGKGQKRKRKKSRYKSWSAPCGPCSERRKHLFVQDPQTCKCSCKNTDSRCKARQLELNERTCRCDKPRR; translated from the exons ATGAACTTTTTGCTCTCTTGGGTGCATTGGAGCCTTGCCTTGCTGCTCTACCTCCACCATGCCAAG TGGTCCCAGGCTGCACCCATGGcagaaggagagcagaaacctcaCGAAG TGGTGAAGTTCATGGACGTCTACCAGCGCAGCTACTGCCGTCCAATTGAGACCCTGGTGGACATCTTCCAGGAGTACCCCGATGAGATCGAGTACATCTTCAAGCCGTCCTGTGTGCCCCTGATGCGGTGTGGGGGCTGCTGCAATGACGAGGGTCTGGAGTGTGTGCCCACCGAAGAGTTCAACATCACCATGCAG ATTATGCGGATCAAACCTCACCAAGGCCAGCACATAGGAGAGATGAGCTTCCTACAGCACAACAAATGTGAATGCAG ACCAAAGAAAGATAGAGCAAGGCAAGAAAA aaaatCAGTTCGAGGAAAGGGAAAGGGGCAAAAAAGAAAGCGCAAGAAATCCCGGTATAAATCCTGGAGCGC TCCCTGTGGGCCTTGCTCAGAGCGGAGAAAGCATTTGTTTGTACAAGATCCGCAGACGTGTAAATGTTCCTGCAAAAACACAGACTCGCGTTGCAAGGCGAGGCAGCTTGAGTTAAACGAACGTACTTGCAG
- the VEGFA gene encoding vascular endothelial growth factor A isoform X4, translating into MNFLLSWVHWSLALLLYLHHAKWSQAAPMAEGEQKPHEVVKFMDVYQRSYCRPIETLVDIFQEYPDEIEYIFKPSCVPLMRCGGCCNDEGLECVPTEEFNITMQIMRIKPHQGQHIGEMSFLQHNKCECRPKKDRARQEKKSVRGKGKGQKRKRKKSRPCGPCSERRKHLFVQDPQTCKCSCKNTDSRCKARQLELNERTCRCDKPRR; encoded by the exons ATGAACTTTTTGCTCTCTTGGGTGCATTGGAGCCTTGCCTTGCTGCTCTACCTCCACCATGCCAAG TGGTCCCAGGCTGCACCCATGGcagaaggagagcagaaacctcaCGAAG TGGTGAAGTTCATGGACGTCTACCAGCGCAGCTACTGCCGTCCAATTGAGACCCTGGTGGACATCTTCCAGGAGTACCCCGATGAGATCGAGTACATCTTCAAGCCGTCCTGTGTGCCCCTGATGCGGTGTGGGGGCTGCTGCAATGACGAGGGTCTGGAGTGTGTGCCCACCGAAGAGTTCAACATCACCATGCAG ATTATGCGGATCAAACCTCACCAAGGCCAGCACATAGGAGAGATGAGCTTCCTACAGCACAACAAATGTGAATGCAG ACCAAAGAAAGATAGAGCAAGGCAAGAAAA aaaatCAGTTCGAGGAAAGGGAAAGGGGCAAAAAAGAAAGCGCAAGAAATCCCG TCCCTGTGGGCCTTGCTCAGAGCGGAGAAAGCATTTGTTTGTACAAGATCCGCAGACGTGTAAATGTTCCTGCAAAAACACAGACTCGCGTTGCAAGGCGAGGCAGCTTGAGTTAAACGAACGTACTTGCAG
- the VEGFA gene encoding vascular endothelial growth factor A isoform X1 gives MIAVRSRAAWAQPGALSRLNLKSRLRDSLLPSPPPHFRWSQAAPMAEGEQKPHEVVKFMDVYQRSYCRPIETLVDIFQEYPDEIEYIFKPSCVPLMRCGGCCNDEGLECVPTEEFNITMQIMRIKPHQGQHIGEMSFLQHNKCECRPKKDRARQEKKSVRGKGKGQKRKRKKSRYKSWSAPCGPCSERRKHLFVQDPQTCKCSCKNTDSRCKARQLELNERTCRCDKPRR, from the exons ATGATCGCTGTCAGGAGTCGGGCTGCCTGGGCCCAGCCGGGTGCTTTGTCGAGACTCAACCTAAAGTCCCGACTTCGTGACAGtctgcttccctcccctcccccacacttcCGA TGGTCCCAGGCTGCACCCATGGcagaaggagagcagaaacctcaCGAAG TGGTGAAGTTCATGGACGTCTACCAGCGCAGCTACTGCCGTCCAATTGAGACCCTGGTGGACATCTTCCAGGAGTACCCCGATGAGATCGAGTACATCTTCAAGCCGTCCTGTGTGCCCCTGATGCGGTGTGGGGGCTGCTGCAATGACGAGGGTCTGGAGTGTGTGCCCACCGAAGAGTTCAACATCACCATGCAG ATTATGCGGATCAAACCTCACCAAGGCCAGCACATAGGAGAGATGAGCTTCCTACAGCACAACAAATGTGAATGCAG ACCAAAGAAAGATAGAGCAAGGCAAGAAAA aaaatCAGTTCGAGGAAAGGGAAAGGGGCAAAAAAGAAAGCGCAAGAAATCCCGGTATAAATCCTGGAGCGC TCCCTGTGGGCCTTGCTCAGAGCGGAGAAAGCATTTGTTTGTACAAGATCCGCAGACGTGTAAATGTTCCTGCAAAAACACAGACTCGCGTTGCAAGGCGAGGCAGCTTGAGTTAAACGAACGTACTTGCAG
- the VEGFA gene encoding vascular endothelial growth factor A isoform X7, producing the protein MIAVRSRAAWAQPGALSRLNLKSRLRDSLLPSPPPHFRWSQAAPMAEGEQKPHEVVKFMDVYQRSYCRPIETLVDIFQEYPDEIEYIFKPSCVPLMRCGGCCNDEGLECVPTEEFNITMQIMRIKPHQGQHIGEMSFLQHNKCECRPKKDRARQEKCDKPRR; encoded by the exons ATGATCGCTGTCAGGAGTCGGGCTGCCTGGGCCCAGCCGGGTGCTTTGTCGAGACTCAACCTAAAGTCCCGACTTCGTGACAGtctgcttccctcccctcccccacacttcCGA TGGTCCCAGGCTGCACCCATGGcagaaggagagcagaaacctcaCGAAG TGGTGAAGTTCATGGACGTCTACCAGCGCAGCTACTGCCGTCCAATTGAGACCCTGGTGGACATCTTCCAGGAGTACCCCGATGAGATCGAGTACATCTTCAAGCCGTCCTGTGTGCCCCTGATGCGGTGTGGGGGCTGCTGCAATGACGAGGGTCTGGAGTGTGTGCCCACCGAAGAGTTCAACATCACCATGCAG ATTATGCGGATCAAACCTCACCAAGGCCAGCACATAGGAGAGATGAGCTTCCTACAGCACAACAAATGTGAATGCAG ACCAAAGAAAGATAGAGCAAGGCAAGAAAA
- the VEGFA gene encoding vascular endothelial growth factor A isoform X2, translating to MIAVRSRAAWAQPGALSRLNLKSRLRDSLLPSPPPHFRWSQAAPMAEGEQKPHEVVKFMDVYQRSYCRPIETLVDIFQEYPDEIEYIFKPSCVPLMRCGGCCNDEGLECVPTEEFNITMQIMRIKPHQGQHIGEMSFLQHNKCECRPKKDRARQEKKSVRGKGKGQKRKRKKSRPCGPCSERRKHLFVQDPQTCKCSCKNTDSRCKARQLELNERTCRCDKPRR from the exons ATGATCGCTGTCAGGAGTCGGGCTGCCTGGGCCCAGCCGGGTGCTTTGTCGAGACTCAACCTAAAGTCCCGACTTCGTGACAGtctgcttccctcccctcccccacacttcCGA TGGTCCCAGGCTGCACCCATGGcagaaggagagcagaaacctcaCGAAG TGGTGAAGTTCATGGACGTCTACCAGCGCAGCTACTGCCGTCCAATTGAGACCCTGGTGGACATCTTCCAGGAGTACCCCGATGAGATCGAGTACATCTTCAAGCCGTCCTGTGTGCCCCTGATGCGGTGTGGGGGCTGCTGCAATGACGAGGGTCTGGAGTGTGTGCCCACCGAAGAGTTCAACATCACCATGCAG ATTATGCGGATCAAACCTCACCAAGGCCAGCACATAGGAGAGATGAGCTTCCTACAGCACAACAAATGTGAATGCAG ACCAAAGAAAGATAGAGCAAGGCAAGAAAA aaaatCAGTTCGAGGAAAGGGAAAGGGGCAAAAAAGAAAGCGCAAGAAATCCCG TCCCTGTGGGCCTTGCTCAGAGCGGAGAAAGCATTTGTTTGTACAAGATCCGCAGACGTGTAAATGTTCCTGCAAAAACACAGACTCGCGTTGCAAGGCGAGGCAGCTTGAGTTAAACGAACGTACTTGCAG
- the VEGFA gene encoding vascular endothelial growth factor A isoform X6, protein MAEGEQKPHEVVKFMDVYQRSYCRPIETLVDIFQEYPDEIEYIFKPSCVPLMRCGGCCNDEGLECVPTEEFNITMQIMRIKPHQGQHIGEMSFLQHNKCECRPKKDRARQEKKSVRGKGKGQKRKRKKSRYKSWSAPCGPCSERRKHLFVQDPQTCKCSCKNTDSRCKARQLELNERTCRCDKPRR, encoded by the exons ATGGcagaaggagagcagaaacctcaCGAAG TGGTGAAGTTCATGGACGTCTACCAGCGCAGCTACTGCCGTCCAATTGAGACCCTGGTGGACATCTTCCAGGAGTACCCCGATGAGATCGAGTACATCTTCAAGCCGTCCTGTGTGCCCCTGATGCGGTGTGGGGGCTGCTGCAATGACGAGGGTCTGGAGTGTGTGCCCACCGAAGAGTTCAACATCACCATGCAG ATTATGCGGATCAAACCTCACCAAGGCCAGCACATAGGAGAGATGAGCTTCCTACAGCACAACAAATGTGAATGCAG ACCAAAGAAAGATAGAGCAAGGCAAGAAAA aaaatCAGTTCGAGGAAAGGGAAAGGGGCAAAAAAGAAAGCGCAAGAAATCCCGGTATAAATCCTGGAGCGC TCCCTGTGGGCCTTGCTCAGAGCGGAGAAAGCATTTGTTTGTACAAGATCCGCAGACGTGTAAATGTTCCTGCAAAAACACAGACTCGCGTTGCAAGGCGAGGCAGCTTGAGTTAAACGAACGTACTTGCAG